Proteins encoded by one window of Xiphophorus couchianus chromosome 13, X_couchianus-1.0, whole genome shotgun sequence:
- the prrc2a gene encoding protein PRRC2A isoform X6: MSERSGQTAKGKEGKTKYASLNLFDTYKGKSLETQKPVVPPRHGLQSLGKVASARRMPPPANLPSLKAENKGNDPNVSLVPKDGTGWASKQEPADPKSTDALSAPQPESQQPVASQIAAPTRPRTPPISEALAPPSTQAVGARSWAQASVTHGTQGDGGKGSNLPSPFSREEFPTLQSAGDQDKAGREPATADQWYGPGPSLRPQNVTSWRDGGGRALAPTLPGEGAAEGGTGGALVMDGAAGVPHPNPQIQGPPRNPPAGSPALPLPQPPMGPGFPPFRGIMPPFMYPPYLPFPGPYGPQGPYRYPPPGEGPPPRFSRGQGPDSRAQGGPRDSGEMVKRPSILKQDDLKELDELDHDGDDGWAGANEEIDYSAKLKFSDDEADEEGDEDKRESKNDSREQQRSQDAPTANSHSRASDSGGESRHTPPSNADGAPQPPSSKPGWAEEGSSGWGNQGAPSSYQDRPHGQGSLLGPGKPAAAAAQLQPASAGPAASSQPGLLVHGSQGDDEDETWRQRRQQSSSEISAAVERARRRREEEERRMEEERRAACAEKLKRLDEKQQQQQGSGPAAAAGSSKTPGLDGNSTAATAGSPSPSISASSPNISQPASPCVDPEEPPVLAAQSGSGSGASDRRRASSNSSYDSTADVQQCPQPAVSQPQQPTLDVPPSVESKEESAGSSHVRAGSGSERGVEPVKMESSGVGVGRQAGGPPGQGYSKYQKSLPPRFQRQQQEQLLKQQQQWQQQQHSQASQSQLSPQPQAPQGPSPGSTPQPGPGPKQGGPLYQPGSMVRPPPLPMNFDPRWIMMPYMDPRVMQGRPPPMEYYSAGMHPSGLIGRERSDSGGSGSEPFDRQQQHPGHPHRGTPPIDPKLAWGPEVFPGGADNRGLTSPLRQKQEEEDVGKGPRSDTPPHRLRDGGLGPVQQPSSSSGTSSQTPPPPVGVQVGSQGGTHHPHHYIGGRGNYSNFPDQGARMPPHPQQRQGERGNQPHGFTHPDDGPSRGSQQVQIWGAPHSHYDRNGRADLPTVEGSAHLPHHHSHHHQQPQFPLNPHKVENSRDRGGEAPAKKTDSSPPLHQPSLSSSCSSSSSSAREDGKAAQHHPPPLREGEAVVGERGSNSHMKPDKPGPTFLAHSNQNPLQHGGHNQTQQHPHSKSNQRGGREHKTETQWGPRPGSNSMGGGSSHGRRGNNAGGGRGEDPSSTPSDHKSSNQTGGNNPNKRAGPIKKPLLKEIKREGVEVDGGDKQGKEKEQDGGQPASMKQDASSMPQNASTATKEEQNHTAKARSGGKERASGGGGGSGRGSKEVDSLSSGFPSRRDRDRSFERGGMPAKGGRPSRGRGGEFYRGGRGYRGTYTASAGPAGGGRGRMGARSGRDYRSSTGGGHHQEAKGDGSGVRHGQDRSQHNPARARNRSETRSEGSEYEEIPKRRRERGSETGSESGGSDLGHSDKEEHQKPNSKNCSGNAGATGNVSSVAPRVSQARVFTPRGVPSRRGRGGGGGGGNMYRGSGTVGGPVGSHRVGPGSGSYAGSSKSATSGRKQQGPPLTSGPKDLGRGGGAGEKKDKVVDGGQNQGVNPPPPSLPATAPPAVASAENGGVIIQQAATNPAPNSNTPPHPANRGHPPGGFDRPPRRRRHGRSQHQQDKPPRFRRLKERENAARINGGVGVIGGGRPSSPSLNSVQDSNGGPAVAPVAGNAPNHGSSLSTNNNNNSGGQPNNTNNHHYYNQSNAAPAHAQHHHNHGAKSPDFTNQNSDQANEEWETASESSDFTEFRDRDAGGGKSYVSHHHHHPGRGGGGGLVDRDMAGKEPSANKRSFSSQRPGMERQNRRVSAGGGGGRGPRGPPGGGGSGAPANGGGNRGEKRGNWPSPKNRK, encoded by the exons ATGTCAGAGCGCTCTGGGCAAACTGCAAAGGGGAAGGAAGGCAAAACCAAGTATGCGTCTCTCAACTTGTTTGATACATACAAAGGAAAGAGCCTTGAAACACAAAAGCCTGTTG TTCCCCCCCGCCATGGCCTGCAGTCTCTTGGTAAAGTTGCCTCCGCGCGGCGCATGCCACCACCTGCCAACCTGCCCAGTCTGAAGGCGGAGAACAAAGGCAACGACCCCAACGTCTCGCTCGTTCCCAAAGACGGCACAGGATGGGCAAGCAAACAGGAACCAGCAGACCCAAAGAG TACCGATGCATTGTCAGCACCGCAGCCGGAATCGCAGCAGCCTGTGGCTTCACAGATAGCTGCACCGACCCGCCCGAGAACCCCACCAATTTCAGAG GCTCTGGCCCCACCTTCAACACAGGCCGTAGGGGCAAGGTCGTGGGCACAGGCCAGCGTTACACATGGAACACAAGGGGATG GTGGAAAGGGATCAAACCTACCGTCGCCGTTCTCTCGCGAGGAATTTCCCACCCTGCAGTCGGCTGGCGACCAGGACAAAGCTGGCAGAGAACCGGCCACTGCAGATCAGTGGTATGGGCCCGGACCAAGCCTCCGCCCCCAGA ACGTTACAAGTTGGCGGGACGGTGGGGGCCGAGCCTTGGCGCCCACCCTGCCTGGGGAGGGGGCAGCGGAGGGGGGCACAGGTGGAGCGCTGGTGATGGATGGGGCAGCTGGGGTCCCCCATCCAAACCCCCAGATCCAAGGGCCACCTAGGAATCCCCCTGCAGGCAGCCCCGCCTTGCCCCTGCCCCAGCCCCCCATGGGGCCCGGGTTTCCTCCATTTCGAGGGATCATGCCACCCTTC aTGTATCCCCCCTATCTCCCGTTCCCGGGCCCCTATGGCCCTCAGGGGCCCTACAGGTACCCGCCACCTGGGGAGGGGCCACCTCCAAG GTTCTCTCGTGGACAGGGGCCTGACAGCAGGGCCCAGGGCGGCCCTCGGGATTCAGGGGAAATGGTGAAACGCCCCTCCATCTTGAAGCAGGACGACCTGAAGGAGCTGGATGAGCTGGATCACGACGGAGACGATGGCTGGGCAG GGGCGAATGAGGAGATTGATTACTCCGCCAAGCTGAAATTCAGTGacgatgaagctgatgaagagGGAGACGAAGACAAAAGGGAGAGCAAGAATGACTCGCG TGAGCAGCAGAGGTCCCAGGACGCTCCCACTGCAAACTCTCACTCCCGAGCCTCGGACAGCGGCGGGGAAAGTCGCCACACGCCTCCCTCGAACGCTGACGGAGCCCCACAGCCCCCCTCCAGCAAGCCAGGATGGGCCGAGGAGGGAAGCAGCGGCTGGGGAAACCAGGGGGCGCCTTCCAGCTATCAG GACCGGCCGCACGGTCAGGGTTCGCTCCTCGGCCCAGGAAAACCCGCCGCTGCCGCCGCCCAGCTCCAGCCAGCATCAGCGGGTCCGGCCGCCTCCTCTCAGCCCGGCCTGCTGGTCCACGGCTCCCAGGGAGACGACGAAGACGAGACCTGGCGTCAGCGCCGGCAGCAGTCCTCCTCTGAGATCTCTGCGGCCGTTGAGCGAGCCCGTCGCCGACGCGAGGAGGAGGAACGCAGGATGGAGGAGGAGCGACGGGCCGCCTGCGCCGAGAAGCTGAAGAGGCTCGacgagaagcagcagcagcagcagggcagCGGCCCGGCAGCCGCCGCCGGCAGCAGCAAGACCCCCGGCCTCGACGGGAACTCTACTGCTGCTACGGCCGGCAGCCCCAGTCCGTCGATTTCAGCGTCCTCCCCGAATATCAGCCAGCCGGCCTCCCCCTGCGTGGACCCCGAAGAGCCTCCGGTGCTGGCAGCCCAGTCCGGGTCCGGCTCTGGAGCGAGCGACCGCCGGCGAgccagcagcaacagcagctacGACTCGACTGCAG ATGTCCAGCAGTGTCCCCAGCCAGCTGTGTCCCAGCCACAGCAGCCCACTCTGGATGTCCCTCCGTCAGTGGAGAGTAAGGAAGAGTCCGCAGGCAGTTCTCACGTCCGTGCAGGAAGTGGCAGTGAAAGAGGCGTCGAGCCGGTGAAGATGGAGAGTTCTGGTGTAGGAGTGGGCCGTCAAGCCGGCGGTCCTCCTGGCCAGGGTTACTCCAAGTACCAGAAGTCTCTACCACCTCGCTTTCAGAGGCAGCAGCAG GAGCAGCttctgaagcagcagcagcagtggcagcagcagcagcacagtcAGGCTTCCCAGAGTCAGCTGTCCCCCCAGCCCCAGGCGCCTCAGGGTCCGTCCCCAGGCTCCACCCCCCAGCCGGGCCCTGGGCCAAAGCAGGGCGGACCCCTCTATCAGCCAGGCAGCATGGTGCGACCTCCACCTCTGCCCATGAATTTTGATCCTCGCTGGATTATGATGCCCTACATGGACCCTCGCGTGATGCAAGGTCGCCCTCCTCCCATGGAATATTATTCAGCTGGCATGCACCCGTCTG GGCTTATTGGTCGTGAACGATCCGATTCAGGCGGCTCTGGTTCAGAACCTTTCgacaggcagcagcagcatcctggCCACCCTCACCGTGGGACCCCCCCTATAGACCCAAAGCTGGCCTGGGGGCCGGAGGTGTTCCCTGGAGGAGCGGATAACCGCGGCCTGACGTCTCCGTTGAGAcagaagcaggaggaggaggatgtggGGAAAGGACCCAG AAGTGACACTCCTCCACACCGCCTGCGCGACGGAGGACTGGGACCAGTTCAGCAGCCCAGCTCATCATCTGGGACCTCCAGTcaaactcctcctcctcccgttGGTGTGCAAGTTGGCAGCCAGGGAGGCACACACCACCCTCATCACTACATCGGAGGGCGGGGCAACTACAGCAACTTCCCCGACCAGGGTGCAAGGATGCCTCCCCACCCGCAGCAGAGGCAGGGCGAAAGAGGCAACCAGCCCCACGGCTTCACCCATCCAGATGACGGGCCTTCTCGAGGATCTCAGCAGGTGCAGATATGGGGAGCCCCACATTCTCATTACGACCGTAACGGCCGTGCAGACCTCCCCACCGTGGAGGGCAGCGCTCATCTTCCCCACCACCACAGCCACCACCATCAGCAGCCTCAGTTCCCCCTGAACCCCCACAAAGTAGAAAACAGTCGTGACAGGGGTGGCGAGGCTCCCGCCAAGAAGACGGACTCTTCTCCACCTCTTCACCAGCCATCCCTGTCATCCTcatgctcctcttcctcctcctctgccagGGAGGATGGGAAGGCGGCCCAGCATCACCCGCCACCTCTGAGGGAGGGTGAGGCTGTTGTAGGCGAGAGAGGCAGCAACAGTCACATGAAACCAGACAAACCTGGCCCCACGTTTCTGGCCCATTCCAACCAAAACCCTCTTCAGCATGGCGGTCATAATCAGACTCAGCAGCATCCTCACTCTAAATCAAACCAAAGAGGAGGGCGTGAGCATAAAACGGAGACGCAGTGGGGCCCACGGCCTGGAAGCAACAGCATGGGCGGGGGATCCTCCCACGGCAGGAGGGGTAACaatgcaggaggaggaagaggagaggaccCCTCCAGTACTCCATCAGACCACAAATCCTCCAACCAGACAGGAGGCAACAACCCCAACAAGAGGGCTGGTCCAATCAAGAAGCCTCTgctgaaggaaataaagaggGAAGGAGTGGAGGTTGATGGAGGAGACAAACAAGGCAAGGAGAAAGAGCAAGATGGCGGCCAACCCGCCTCCATGAAGCAGGACGCCTCCTCTATGCCCCAGAATGCCTCGACTGCAACAAAAGAGGAGCAGAACCATACAGCTAAAGCCAGGAGTGGAGGGAAAGAACGGGCCtctggaggtggaggagggtcCGGCAGAGGGTCCAAGGAAGTAGACTCATTGTCTTCTGGGTTTCCCTCCAGGAGGGACAGAGACCGCTCCTTCGAAAGAGGCGGAATGCCTGCGAAAGGGGGCAGACCCAGTCGGGGACGAGGAGGAGAGTTCTACCGCGGTGGCCGTGGTTACCGGGGTACGTACACTGCCAGTGCTGGACCAGCTGGCGGCGGTCGTGGTAGGATGGGAGCGAGGAGTGGGAGAGACTACCGCTCCTCTACTGGGGGCGGCCACCACCAAGAAGCCAAGGGTGACGGATCTGGTGTTCGGCACGGCCAGGACCGGTCTCAGCATAACCCGGCGAGAGCGAGAAATCGCAGCGAGACCCGCAGCGAGGGCTCAGAGTATGAAGAAATACCCAAGAGGAGGAGGGAGCGAGGTTCGGAAACGGGCAGTGAGAGTGGGGGCAGTGACCTCGGTCACTCTGACAAGGAAGAACACCAGAAACCCAACTCCAAGAACTGTTCAGGGAACGCCGGAGCCACAGGGAATGTCTCTTCAGTGGCACCCAGAGTTTCTCAGGCTCGCGTGTTCACCCCCAGGGGGGTTCCCTCTAGAAGGGGCAGGGGTGGAGGCGGCGGAGGGGGAAACATGTACAGGGGCAGTGGCACCGTTGGAGGGCCTGTTGGGAGTCACCGGGTCGGACCTGGCTCAGGTTCTTACGCCGGGTCATCAAAGTCTGCCACTTCAGGCCGGAAACAGCAAGGtccacctctgacctctggacCCAAAGATCTGGGTCGAGGGGGGGGTGCAGGAGAAAAGAAGGACAAGGTGGTAGATGGAGGTCAGAATCAAGGGGTCAACCCGCCTCCGCCATCTTTACCTGCCACGGCGCCTCCTGCTGTGGCGTCCGCTGAGAACGGAGGAGTGATCATCCAACAAGCTGCAACCAATCCCGCCCCGAACTCAAACACCCCCCCACATCCTGCGAACCGGGGCCACCCTCCCGGTGGGTTCGACCGACCCCCAAGGCGACGCCGTCATGGCCGCTCTCAACACCAGCAGGACAAGCCTCCCCGCTTCCGCAGACTGAAGGAGCGAGAGAACGCAGCGCGCATCAACGGCGGTGTCGGCGTCATCGGCGGCGGCAGACCTTCGTCTCCTTCCCTGAATTCGGTTCAGGACAGTAATGGAGGTCCGGCGGTTGCCCCCGTCGCAGGAAACGCCCCGAACCACGGCTCCAGTCtgagcaccaacaacaacaacaacagcggTGGGCAGCCcaacaacacaaacaaccaTCACTACTACAACCAGAGCAACGCTGCCCCAGCCCACGCCCAACACCACCACAACCACGGAGCCAAGTCTCCGGACTTCACCAACCAGAACTCGGACCAGGCCAACGAGGAGTGGGAAACCGCCTCCGAGAGCAGCGACTTCACCGAGTTCAGAGACAGGGACGCCGGAGGGGGGAAGTCCTACGTCtcccaccatcaccaccacccgGGTagaggcggcggcggcggtcTGGTGGATCGAGATATGGCCGGTAAAGAGCCTTCTGCGAATAAACGAAGCTTCTCCAGCCAGCGTCCCGGGATGGAGCGACAGAACAGGAGGGTCAGCGCCGGAGGAGGCGGAGGGAGAGGCCCTCGCGGCCCCCCGGGCGGTGGCGGCTCCGGTGCTCCAGCCAACGGAGGTGGCAACCGTGGGGAGAAACGTGGCAACTGGCCATCGCCCAAAAATAGGAAGTGA
- the prrc2a gene encoding protein PRRC2A isoform X4 — protein sequence MSERSGQTAKGKEGKTKYASLNLFDTYKGKSLETQKPVVPPRHGLQSLGKVASARRMPPPANLPSLKAENKGNDPNVSLVPKDGTGWASKQEPADPKSTDALSAPQPESQQPVASQIAAPTRPRTPPISEALAPPSTQAVGARSWAQASVTHGTQGDGGKGSNLPSPFSREEFPTLQSAGDQDKAGREPATADQWYGPGPSLRPQNVTSWRDGGGRALAPTLPGEGAAEGGTGGALVMDGAAGVPHPNPQIQGPPRNPPAGSPALPLPQPPMGPGFPPFRGIMPPFMYPPYLPFPGPYGPQGPYRYPPPGEGPPPRFSRGQGPDSRAQGGPRDSGEMVKRPSILKQDDLKELDELDHDGDDGWAGANEEIDYSAKLKFSDDEADEEGDEDKRESKNDSREQQRSQDAPTANSHSRASDSGGESRHTPPSNADGAPQPPSSKPGWAEEGSSGWGNQGAPSSYQGRRPGLGGPREQPSPPPGPLLGPGPYSFYRQDRPHGQGSLLGPGKPAAAAAQLQPASAGPAASSQPGLLVHGSQGDDEDETWRQRRQQSSSEISAAVERARRRREEEERRMEEERRAACAEKLKRLDEKQQQQQGSGPAAAAGSSKTPGLDGNSTAATAGSPSPSISASSPNISQPASPCVDPEEPPVLAAQSGSGSGASDRRRASSNSSYDSTADVQQCPQPAVSQPQQPTLDVPPSVESKEESAGSSHVRAGSGSERGVEPVKMESSGVGVGRQAGGPPGQGYSKYQKSLPPRFQRQQQEQLLKQQQQWQQQQHSQASQSQLSPQPQAPQGPSPGSTPQPGPGPKQGGPLYQPGSMVRPPPLPMNFDPRWIMMPYMDPRVMQGRPPPMEYYSAGMHPSGLIGRERSDSGGSGSEPFDRQQQHPGHPHRGTPPIDPKLAWGPEVFPGGADNRGLTSPLRQKQEEEDVGKGPRSDTPPHRLRDGGLGPVQQPSSSSGTSSQTPPPPVGVQVGSQGGTHHPHHYIGGRGNYSNFPDQGARMPPHPQQRQGERGNQPHGFTHPDDGPSRGSQQVQIWGAPHSHYDRNGRADLPTVEGSAHLPHHHSHHHQQPQFPLNPHKVENSRDRGGEAPAKKTDSSPPLHQPSLSSSCSSSSSSAREDGKAAQHHPPPLREGEAVVGERGSNSHMKPDKPGPTFLAHSNQNPLQHGGHNQTQQHPHSKSNQRGGREHKTETQWGPRPGSNSMGGGSSHGRRGNNAGGGRGEDPSSTPSDHKSSNQTGGNNPNKRAGPIKKPLLKEIKREGVEVDGGDKQGKEKEQDGGQPASMKQDASSMPQNASTATKEEQNHTAKARSGGKERASGGGGGSGRGSKEVDSLSSGFPSRRDRDRSFERGGMPAKGGRPSRGRGGEFYRGGRGYRGTYTASAGPAGGGRGRMGARSGRDYRSSTGGGHHQEAKGDGSGVRHGQDRSQHNPARARNRSETRSEGSEYEEIPKRRRERGSETGSESGGSDLGHSDKEEHQKPNSKNCSGNAGATGNVSSVAPRVSQARVFTPRGVPSRRGRGGGGGGGNMYRGSGTVGGPVGSHRVGPGSGSYAGSSKSATSGRKQQGPPLTSGPKDLGRGGGAGEKKDKVVDGGQNQGVNPPPPSLPATAPPAVASAENGGVIIQQAATNPAPNSNTPPHPANRGHPPGGFDRPPRRRRHGRSQHQQDKPPRFRRLKERENAARINGGVGVIGGGRPSSPSLNSVQDSNGGPAVAPVAGNAPNHGSSLSTNNNNNSGGQPNNTNNHHYYNQSNAAPAHAQHHHNHGAKSPDFTNQNSDQANEEWETASESSDFTEFRDRDAGGGKSYVSHHHHHPGRGGGGGLVDRDMAGKEPSANKRSFSSQRPGMERQNRRVSAGGGGGRGPRGPPGGGGSGAPANGGGNRGEKRGNWPSPKNRK from the exons ATGTCAGAGCGCTCTGGGCAAACTGCAAAGGGGAAGGAAGGCAAAACCAAGTATGCGTCTCTCAACTTGTTTGATACATACAAAGGAAAGAGCCTTGAAACACAAAAGCCTGTTG TTCCCCCCCGCCATGGCCTGCAGTCTCTTGGTAAAGTTGCCTCCGCGCGGCGCATGCCACCACCTGCCAACCTGCCCAGTCTGAAGGCGGAGAACAAAGGCAACGACCCCAACGTCTCGCTCGTTCCCAAAGACGGCACAGGATGGGCAAGCAAACAGGAACCAGCAGACCCAAAGAG TACCGATGCATTGTCAGCACCGCAGCCGGAATCGCAGCAGCCTGTGGCTTCACAGATAGCTGCACCGACCCGCCCGAGAACCCCACCAATTTCAGAG GCTCTGGCCCCACCTTCAACACAGGCCGTAGGGGCAAGGTCGTGGGCACAGGCCAGCGTTACACATGGAACACAAGGGGATG GTGGAAAGGGATCAAACCTACCGTCGCCGTTCTCTCGCGAGGAATTTCCCACCCTGCAGTCGGCTGGCGACCAGGACAAAGCTGGCAGAGAACCGGCCACTGCAGATCAGTGGTATGGGCCCGGACCAAGCCTCCGCCCCCAGA ACGTTACAAGTTGGCGGGACGGTGGGGGCCGAGCCTTGGCGCCCACCCTGCCTGGGGAGGGGGCAGCGGAGGGGGGCACAGGTGGAGCGCTGGTGATGGATGGGGCAGCTGGGGTCCCCCATCCAAACCCCCAGATCCAAGGGCCACCTAGGAATCCCCCTGCAGGCAGCCCCGCCTTGCCCCTGCCCCAGCCCCCCATGGGGCCCGGGTTTCCTCCATTTCGAGGGATCATGCCACCCTTC aTGTATCCCCCCTATCTCCCGTTCCCGGGCCCCTATGGCCCTCAGGGGCCCTACAGGTACCCGCCACCTGGGGAGGGGCCACCTCCAAG GTTCTCTCGTGGACAGGGGCCTGACAGCAGGGCCCAGGGCGGCCCTCGGGATTCAGGGGAAATGGTGAAACGCCCCTCCATCTTGAAGCAGGACGACCTGAAGGAGCTGGATGAGCTGGATCACGACGGAGACGATGGCTGGGCAG GGGCGAATGAGGAGATTGATTACTCCGCCAAGCTGAAATTCAGTGacgatgaagctgatgaagagGGAGACGAAGACAAAAGGGAGAGCAAGAATGACTCGCG TGAGCAGCAGAGGTCCCAGGACGCTCCCACTGCAAACTCTCACTCCCGAGCCTCGGACAGCGGCGGGGAAAGTCGCCACACGCCTCCCTCGAACGCTGACGGAGCCCCACAGCCCCCCTCCAGCAAGCCAGGATGGGCCGAGGAGGGAAGCAGCGGCTGGGGAAACCAGGGGGCGCCTTCCAGCTATCAG GGGCGCAGGCCTGGATTGGGTGGCCCCCGGGAGCAGCCCTCCCCCCCACCTGGGCCGCTCCTCGGACCAGGGCCCTACTCCTTTTATCGACAG GACCGGCCGCACGGTCAGGGTTCGCTCCTCGGCCCAGGAAAACCCGCCGCTGCCGCCGCCCAGCTCCAGCCAGCATCAGCGGGTCCGGCCGCCTCCTCTCAGCCCGGCCTGCTGGTCCACGGCTCCCAGGGAGACGACGAAGACGAGACCTGGCGTCAGCGCCGGCAGCAGTCCTCCTCTGAGATCTCTGCGGCCGTTGAGCGAGCCCGTCGCCGACGCGAGGAGGAGGAACGCAGGATGGAGGAGGAGCGACGGGCCGCCTGCGCCGAGAAGCTGAAGAGGCTCGacgagaagcagcagcagcagcagggcagCGGCCCGGCAGCCGCCGCCGGCAGCAGCAAGACCCCCGGCCTCGACGGGAACTCTACTGCTGCTACGGCCGGCAGCCCCAGTCCGTCGATTTCAGCGTCCTCCCCGAATATCAGCCAGCCGGCCTCCCCCTGCGTGGACCCCGAAGAGCCTCCGGTGCTGGCAGCCCAGTCCGGGTCCGGCTCTGGAGCGAGCGACCGCCGGCGAgccagcagcaacagcagctacGACTCGACTGCAG ATGTCCAGCAGTGTCCCCAGCCAGCTGTGTCCCAGCCACAGCAGCCCACTCTGGATGTCCCTCCGTCAGTGGAGAGTAAGGAAGAGTCCGCAGGCAGTTCTCACGTCCGTGCAGGAAGTGGCAGTGAAAGAGGCGTCGAGCCGGTGAAGATGGAGAGTTCTGGTGTAGGAGTGGGCCGTCAAGCCGGCGGTCCTCCTGGCCAGGGTTACTCCAAGTACCAGAAGTCTCTACCACCTCGCTTTCAGAGGCAGCAGCAG GAGCAGCttctgaagcagcagcagcagtggcagcagcagcagcacagtcAGGCTTCCCAGAGTCAGCTGTCCCCCCAGCCCCAGGCGCCTCAGGGTCCGTCCCCAGGCTCCACCCCCCAGCCGGGCCCTGGGCCAAAGCAGGGCGGACCCCTCTATCAGCCAGGCAGCATGGTGCGACCTCCACCTCTGCCCATGAATTTTGATCCTCGCTGGATTATGATGCCCTACATGGACCCTCGCGTGATGCAAGGTCGCCCTCCTCCCATGGAATATTATTCAGCTGGCATGCACCCGTCTG GGCTTATTGGTCGTGAACGATCCGATTCAGGCGGCTCTGGTTCAGAACCTTTCgacaggcagcagcagcatcctggCCACCCTCACCGTGGGACCCCCCCTATAGACCCAAAGCTGGCCTGGGGGCCGGAGGTGTTCCCTGGAGGAGCGGATAACCGCGGCCTGACGTCTCCGTTGAGAcagaagcaggaggaggaggatgtggGGAAAGGACCCAG AAGTGACACTCCTCCACACCGCCTGCGCGACGGAGGACTGGGACCAGTTCAGCAGCCCAGCTCATCATCTGGGACCTCCAGTcaaactcctcctcctcccgttGGTGTGCAAGTTGGCAGCCAGGGAGGCACACACCACCCTCATCACTACATCGGAGGGCGGGGCAACTACAGCAACTTCCCCGACCAGGGTGCAAGGATGCCTCCCCACCCGCAGCAGAGGCAGGGCGAAAGAGGCAACCAGCCCCACGGCTTCACCCATCCAGATGACGGGCCTTCTCGAGGATCTCAGCAGGTGCAGATATGGGGAGCCCCACATTCTCATTACGACCGTAACGGCCGTGCAGACCTCCCCACCGTGGAGGGCAGCGCTCATCTTCCCCACCACCACAGCCACCACCATCAGCAGCCTCAGTTCCCCCTGAACCCCCACAAAGTAGAAAACAGTCGTGACAGGGGTGGCGAGGCTCCCGCCAAGAAGACGGACTCTTCTCCACCTCTTCACCAGCCATCCCTGTCATCCTcatgctcctcttcctcctcctctgccagGGAGGATGGGAAGGCGGCCCAGCATCACCCGCCACCTCTGAGGGAGGGTGAGGCTGTTGTAGGCGAGAGAGGCAGCAACAGTCACATGAAACCAGACAAACCTGGCCCCACGTTTCTGGCCCATTCCAACCAAAACCCTCTTCAGCATGGCGGTCATAATCAGACTCAGCAGCATCCTCACTCTAAATCAAACCAAAGAGGAGGGCGTGAGCATAAAACGGAGACGCAGTGGGGCCCACGGCCTGGAAGCAACAGCATGGGCGGGGGATCCTCCCACGGCAGGAGGGGTAACaatgcaggaggaggaagaggagaggaccCCTCCAGTACTCCATCAGACCACAAATCCTCCAACCAGACAGGAGGCAACAACCCCAACAAGAGGGCTGGTCCAATCAAGAAGCCTCTgctgaaggaaataaagaggGAAGGAGTGGAGGTTGATGGAGGAGACAAACAAGGCAAGGAGAAAGAGCAAGATGGCGGCCAACCCGCCTCCATGAAGCAGGACGCCTCCTCTATGCCCCAGAATGCCTCGACTGCAACAAAAGAGGAGCAGAACCATACAGCTAAAGCCAGGAGTGGAGGGAAAGAACGGGCCtctggaggtggaggagggtcCGGCAGAGGGTCCAAGGAAGTAGACTCATTGTCTTCTGGGTTTCCCTCCAGGAGGGACAGAGACCGCTCCTTCGAAAGAGGCGGAATGCCTGCGAAAGGGGGCAGACCCAGTCGGGGACGAGGAGGAGAGTTCTACCGCGGTGGCCGTGGTTACCGGGGTACGTACACTGCCAGTGCTGGACCAGCTGGCGGCGGTCGTGGTAGGATGGGAGCGAGGAGTGGGAGAGACTACCGCTCCTCTACTGGGGGCGGCCACCACCAAGAAGCCAAGGGTGACGGATCTGGTGTTCGGCACGGCCAGGACCGGTCTCAGCATAACCCGGCGAGAGCGAGAAATCGCAGCGAGACCCGCAGCGAGGGCTCAGAGTATGAAGAAATACCCAAGAGGAGGAGGGAGCGAGGTTCGGAAACGGGCAGTGAGAGTGGGGGCAGTGACCTCGGTCACTCTGACAAGGAAGAACACCAGAAACCCAACTCCAAGAACTGTTCAGGGAACGCCGGAGCCACAGGGAATGTCTCTTCAGTGGCACCCAGAGTTTCTCAGGCTCGCGTGTTCACCCCCAGGGGGGTTCCCTCTAGAAGGGGCAGGGGTGGAGGCGGCGGAGGGGGAAACATGTACAGGGGCAGTGGCACCGTTGGAGGGCCTGTTGGGAGTCACCGGGTCGGACCTGGCTCAGGTTCTTACGCCGGGTCATCAAAGTCTGCCACTTCAGGCCGGAAACAGCAAGGtccacctctgacctctggacCCAAAGATCTGGGTCGAGGGGGGGGTGCAGGAGAAAAGAAGGACAAGGTGGTAGATGGAGGTCAGAATCAAGGGGTCAACCCGCCTCCGCCATCTTTACCTGCCACGGCGCCTCCTGCTGTGGCGTCCGCTGAGAACGGAGGAGTGATCATCCAACAAGCTGCAACCAATCCCGCCCCGAACTCAAACACCCCCCCACATCCTGCGAACCGGGGCCACCCTCCCGGTGGGTTCGACCGACCCCCAAGGCGACGCCGTCATGGCCGCTCTCAACACCAGCAGGACAAGCCTCCCCGCTTCCGCAGACTGAAGGAGCGAGAGAACGCAGCGCGCATCAACGGCGGTGTCGGCGTCATCGGCGGCGGCAGACCTTCGTCTCCTTCCCTGAATTCGGTTCAGGACAGTAATGGAGGTCCGGCGGTTGCCCCCGTCGCAGGAAACGCCCCGAACCACGGCTCCAGTCtgagcaccaacaacaacaacaacagcggTGGGCAGCCcaacaacacaaacaaccaTCACTACTACAACCAGAGCAACGCTGCCCCAGCCCACGCCCAACACCACCACAACCACGGAGCCAAGTCTCCGGACTTCACCAACCAGAACTCGGACCAGGCCAACGAGGAGTGGGAAACCGCCTCCGAGAGCAGCGACTTCACCGAGTTCAGAGACAGGGACGCCGGAGGGGGGAAGTCCTACGTCtcccaccatcaccaccacccgGGTagaggcggcggcggcggtcTGGTGGATCGAGATATGGCCGGTAAAGAGCCTTCTGCGAATAAACGAAGCTTCTCCAGCCAGCGTCCCGGGATGGAGCGACAGAACAGGAGGGTCAGCGCCGGAGGAGGCGGAGGGAGAGGCCCTCGCGGCCCCCCGGGCGGTGGCGGCTCCGGTGCTCCAGCCAACGGAGGTGGCAACCGTGGGGAGAAACGTGGCAACTGGCCATCGCCCAAAAATAGGAAGTGA